The genomic stretch CTAACATAGCAACGTCGCGCTTCACTGCCTGATTTGTGTCAGGCACGCTGCGCGCCACAGGGCGATCAGCATCACCAAAATGATATTTGACAATATCAGTCGGTACACGTTTAACTTATTCAACCCTAGTGTGTCTTTACTTCTCCTATAACTACACAAAATTGCCAATCGTTTAGTGTCACGGGTTTTGGCTAACTTGAcattaattgttttattatatttattttaactgctgaaacaaactgaaaaattacgttgatgtaaaataataatatatcaaTGCGAAATCAAGTAGACGATATTCACGCTGTTTGTCTGTGCAGCGCTGCCGTATCCAACATGGCAGAGTCGGATGCGCACGCGCAAACTACTTTTGATTCCAATCGGGTAACGGCGCAAATTAGGTTGAAACAGTTGCTAACATTATTGTAAATCTGCCAATCCACTAAAGGCCAGCATTTGATGACAAGGCTGCACGGCGATACCCCTTCATATgggtaatattatttattagtgACTGCCTTAATCTGTCGGCTGATAGTCTATCTGCTGCAAAATGAAACTGATAGCTAGCTTGGAGTTGGCCACTCCGTTACTCGAGGCCCAGTGTTGTCAAACGTGTTGTTAATGTGCTCAAATGTTAGTAATATGGCATTGTTTAAGTCCCAAACCAGAATAAGAACTTTTATATTTCAGGGGCTGTCATATAATTTCACCTTTGATTGTGTCCCCACGTCAACAGGATGCTGCTGATGTTGGTTTGGTGTTTGTTTAGTCGTGGTCGATGTTTCAAGCTACAATATCATAAAGTGGaagtatttagttttttgtgtttctggTGTTTAGTGGTGGTAATTTGAATACTAAGACGTATGAAGTGTTAAGCTGCTAGTGCTCCATAACCTAGCAATTCCGGGGATGTCATATATAAGGATATAGCTGAAATTTAATACAAGTAAAATGTTTTAGTAGTTAAATGTTGCTCATGAATACGTATTGTATTAAATCTGAGGTTTGAAGATGAGGAATTGAAAATAAGTAAATCAGCAGTTTTCTTTGTACAGTCATCCTTACATCAACAAATAAAGCAGAACCTTTCTTATAAGAAAATGACTTGGATAGTTGTAGTGTTATTGAACCATTGCCACTGATTGACTAGAAAAATGTCTTGCCTTTGTTTTCCCACATTACTCAATCATGGCTTTGTTTATAAGTGTCCATAGTTTGACTCTGTACTGGACATTAGGGTCAGTAAAACATGACTGGGGCAGGCACCTGGTCCACTTGTTGCTATGAGACAGGGCCACATGGGCCTGTGCATGTGCTCACAGTCTGGAGGCCTTGCTTTGTCAGTGCCTGTGATCTGGAGGTGGGAAAGGAAGGACTGCATTCTGCATCCTTAAACATGTAATGCTGTATTAAATAGCAACGGGTCATGTGAACTTACCAACTTATCAGCCACGATTTCTATATTTCCTGTTCACTTTGAATTAATGTGTTGAGCATTTATTGACCTTCACATCACTGGAGTTTTGCAGTCTTCCGGCAAAATAGTCATATTCATAGTGTAATGAGTAATATATCTAGTAAAACTAaatttttaatatattaaaaGCACTGTATGGATTATATCAATCAGGTGTGCTCCTAGAGTTGTGTTATAGAGTTGTAGGTTTGCAGTGTTTAGCTTTGGTGGCTGCCTGAAGAGGCTATGAGCATGTTTGTGTTAGTCGTGACTGGTAAAAAGGAGTTAGCCGATGACAAGGCTGTGTTGCTAAGCAACCAGCATCATGGGCTGCACCTCTTGAAGCGCAGTGCTGGATGCATTTACCCTCTGTAAGACTGGAGGCATATGCCATCTTCTCCTtctctgtatttatgtatgatttgttttgtgtatttaacacaaaatagcTGGAAGCGTTTTCAGTGGCCTCTCAACTGTTTCCCAAAAAACTGTGTGTAATACAGCCTTTGAAAGGCCTGGAGATGCTGGGTGCAGTGCACGAGCTATATGcctcacatttttatttgtctctCACTCActtgtcttttatttgtctCTCACTCAAGTATGTATAATTTGTCTGTATTGATATATGTTGTATAAGTGATACAGATGGTAAATGCATATCATCTATTTAGCTACATTATTTTAGGgaaacaataacacatttatttggataataaataatgtactgtatttttcagGTTTTTGTAGTTTGATCATCAGCCCATGACAGAGGCCCCTGGTTCAGAGCGTGTTAAATCCAGCACAGAGTATGGTTCCCTGGTTTTGGTGGAGGTTCGGAATCATGGGGTGGAAGTGTGAGGTGCCGAGGCGAACGTGATGACGGCATGGTCCATGGTGGTGAAGCTCAAAATGGAAAAACACCCATGCAGGGAAGACAACATTGACTCAAGTGAGACCCAGCCTGCCACAGACGAGTCAGAGGATGGGAGCAGCTCAGAGAGTGAATCTGAGGGGCAGCAGTGTCCCCGGGTTCAGGTGAACAACAGCAGCTGCAAAAAGAGGGACCCGCTCGCAGTCACCAAGCCTCATCGCCAACTCTGCCGCTCACCATGCCTTGACCGACCCAGTTTTTCTCAGAGTAGTACAGTACAAGATGTCCGTGAGGATGACACAAACAACACTGTACCAGGATTTAAATCTGTTGGTGAAAAGGAGTATCAAGCCAAGAAGGAGTTTGCTTTGAAACTAGGTTATTCGAGTGAACAAGTGGAGGCTGTGCTCAACAAGTTGAGTGCTGCTGCTCTGATTAACGATATTTTAGCAGAATTAGTAAGGCTTGGGAACAAGGTGGATCCTGAAGTTCAGACTTGCACTAATCCATCTACTCTGGTATCACGCTCTCCATGTGTCAAAGAGAATGCCAGTCCAGAGGTGTCCTTGGAAGAAGAATCAGTAGACACCTATGACAACCTTAGGCCCATTGTGATTGATGGCTCAAATGTTgcaatgaggtaaaaaaaaaaaaaaaaaaagcattgacTAAAGACTACTGTTCTGCATTGACTAAGTAtatcatttttatatgtttatgtgtttagccatggaaacaaggaagtATTCTCCTGCCGTGGGATCCAACTTGCTGTTGAATGGTTTAGAGAAAAAGGCCACAAAGACATTACTGTTTTTGTCCCAGCCTGGAGAAAGGAGCAGTCAAGGCCAGACGCCCTCATTACAGGTAAAGTGACATGATTTATGTCTAATGTGCAGTTTCTGCAGATACAGTTTGACAAGGGATAATATGATAAacttatttctttatttattgtagACCAAGAAATATTACGACGACTGGAGAAAGAAAAGATACTGGTTTTTACCCCATCCCGTAGGGTTCAAGGCAGGAGAGTGGTGTGCTATGATGATCGCTTCATAGTGAAGCTGGCTTATGATTCTGATGGAATTATTGTGTCAAATGACAACTACCGGGACTTGCAAAATGAAAAACCTGAATGGAAGAAGTTTATTGAGGAGCGTCTCCTTATGTACTCATTTGTCAATGACAAGTAAGTAAACATTGTATAAAGaccatttaaatttaaaatatcctcaactttttaaatatggtagtaattattttatttacaacatgCTTAAACTGTATTAATGCCTTTTAGATTTATGCCACCTGACGATCCTTTGGGAAGACATGGTCCAAGCTTAGAAAATTTTCTTCGGAAACGACCTGTTGTTCCAGAGCACAAAAAACAGCCCTGTCCTTATGGTGAGTTTCTTTCTCAATGGTAATACAGCTGTacttgtaataaaaaatatattaaataataaaatataattgtgcctttctttaaaaaggtaaaaagtgcACATACGGACACAAGTGCAAATACTATCATCCTGAGCGAGTGAACCAGCCTGTCCGCTCAGTGGCTGATGAGCTTCGGGCCTTTGCTAAACTGTCGGCGGTGAAGACAATGAGTGAAGGGGCTTTGGTCAAATGTGGTGCAGCAGCTCAGAagggtgagggcagctctgagGCCAAACGCGTGGCGCCTAAACGCCAATCAGACCCCAGCATTCGCTCTGTGGCTTGTGAGCCTCCAGAGGCACTATCTGTGGCTAGGAAGTCGGAGACTAATTCGGTGCCTTCTCTTGTGACTGCTCTCAGTGTGCCCACAATGCAACCAGCAAAGAGCCATGCAGCTGGGGCTTTGAACACCCGCTCTGCCAGCAGCCCAGTGCCTGGCTCCTTGCACTTTGGCCGCAGCTCTTTGGAGCACACATCCAGTGTACAGTATCCACCTATACTGGTGACCAACAGTCATGGAGCGTCTATGACTTACTCGGACCAGTTCCCAAAGTTTGACTCAGTGGTCAGTGACCACGGGTATTATTCACTGCACAGTGACTTCTCAAACATGAGCATGAGCAGCATGCATAATGTCGACAGTTTCTGTAGCATGGAGCATGATCATGGCGTCTATCAGAGAAACATCAGCCACTGCCCTGAATCCTGCCTCAGCCATTCCAACAGCGATTCTTTCTCGTCCTACGGAGACATGTACCAGAGCTCAGTGGACAGCAGTCTGGACGACAGTATGAAGGGGGCGCCACAATCATCAGCACAGAGCAGAATGCAGGCATTTGCACACGGCTTTCGTCACGAGGCTCTGACCAGGGTTCAGAGTTATGGACCAGAGGATCCCAAGCAGGGTCCATGTAAGCCGCAAGCGGCTCATCTGGCCCCCCATATCCAACATGCTGCAGTGGGAGCCAGGTCCAGCTGTCCTGGAGACTACCCTCTAACTCAGACgtcactcccccctctctcctcacaacCCACGCGCTCCCTCGGTATGACCCGCATGGACAGTATTTCAGATTCCAGGTTGTACGACAGCAATCCTCTGAGACAAAGGCGGCCACCGCTGTGTCGTGAGCAGCATGCGAGCTGGGACCCTCTGCCTTGTGGGAATGAGTCCTTTGGGTATCACTCATACCCGCTGAGTAATAGCTTGATGCCATGTTGTGAGAGGGTGATGGTCCGCAGTATGCCTGACAAAATGGAGCAGATATGGAACTCTCCCTGGGAAACTGCCTCTGTGGCGGAGCACCAGGAGCGGTACGTCATCCCGGACCACCAGTACCAAACATATCGAAACCTTTGTAACATCTTTCCTGCTTATATTGTTCACTCCGTCATGGAAAAGAACCCACATCTAACAGACCCACAACAACTCGCTGCAGTCATTGTCACAAAGTTGAGGTCGTGCAACTAATGTCACTAAATTATATAtgaacaattattttaaaagcgTCAAACTTAGGCACTTATTTGTTGTTGCTGCATGTGCAACAATTGCCCTCAGGAGTTACGATTCATCACCATAAATCTTCAATAAGAGGAATTAGATTTACATCACTGAGTGAATTGTGACATTACAGTGGTATAATGTCTCACAGTAgatatgtacattttatatgAAGGATAATGCACTTGTTGTAAATGAATACGTTTGAGTAAACTGCATAAAATCAGTcacaagaactgaaccagagccTTACAGAAGTTAATGTAGTTCTAAAAATCCAAAAGTTGGCTCAAAGTATTCTTAGAAAATGCATTGTGCCCAATCCTTTACATGACTATAATGACAACATTAACAATGTTAATTGTTAAATTGTTGCTTTGAAGTATTTGCCTTACTGTTTTTTCCACTGTCTTTTCTGAATCACTTCTTCT from Periophthalmus magnuspinnatus isolate fPerMag1 chromosome 14, fPerMag1.2.pri, whole genome shotgun sequence encodes the following:
- the zc3h12b gene encoding probable ribonuclease ZC3H12B produces the protein MTAWSMVVKLKMEKHPCREDNIDSSETQPATDESEDGSSSESESEGQQCPRVQVNNSSCKKRDPLAVTKPHRQLCRSPCLDRPSFSQSSTVQDVREDDTNNTVPGFKSVGEKEYQAKKEFALKLGYSSEQVEAVLNKLSAAALINDILAELVRLGNKVDPEVQTCTNPSTLVSRSPCVKENASPEVSLEEESVDTYDNLRPIVIDGSNVAMSHGNKEVFSCRGIQLAVEWFREKGHKDITVFVPAWRKEQSRPDALITDQEILRRLEKEKILVFTPSRRVQGRRVVCYDDRFIVKLAYDSDGIIVSNDNYRDLQNEKPEWKKFIEERLLMYSFVNDKFMPPDDPLGRHGPSLENFLRKRPVVPEHKKQPCPYGKKCTYGHKCKYYHPERVNQPVRSVADELRAFAKLSAVKTMSEGALVKCGAAAQKGEGSSEAKRVAPKRQSDPSIRSVACEPPEALSVARKSETNSVPSLVTALSVPTMQPAKSHAAGALNTRSASSPVPGSLHFGRSSLEHTSSVQYPPILVTNSHGASMTYSDQFPKFDSVVSDHGYYSLHSDFSNMSMSSMHNVDSFCSMEHDHGVYQRNISHCPESCLSHSNSDSFSSYGDMYQSSVDSSLDDSMKGAPQSSAQSRMQAFAHGFRHEALTRVQSYGPEDPKQGPCKPQAAHLAPHIQHAAVGARSSCPGDYPLTQTSLPPLSSQPTRSLGMTRMDSISDSRLYDSNPLRQRRPPLCREQHASWDPLPCGNESFGYHSYPLSNSLMPCCERVMVRSMPDKMEQIWNSPWETASVAEHQERYVIPDHQYQTYRNLCNIFPAYIVHSVMEKNPHLTDPQQLAAVIVTKLRSCN